The following proteins are encoded in a genomic region of Sulfurimonas sp. HSL3-7:
- a CDS encoding AAA family ATPase produces MIIGTFIRFFKTYQGINFIPITDNDQFCGLVGENGIGKSSVLEALDTFFNSKSWNFNIAAKRSGLTSSNPYIVPIFLIKRSEFTGDLFDKASMLNDVALSLQESEVNLSHRPHLKSFNSLASRVKENIDLENYFVLPIGNNYNMEINISIFNCEKLVRKVLSQGTGEVASSLTQEELEQFVPLLNHIKKIIDYIYIPREIDPEQFTNLETKEIQILMGETLTQILSQRVPQSQISEINTSLNAFIDTLAEELDIYSYRTPTDRQQNLKKADVYNLIIQAFFNIRKLHKKQGDSWLEINALSSGEKQKAIIDVAHSLLSQHRESGSNLIIAVDEPESSLHMSACFDQFDALYDISRDCMQIIFSSHWYGFLPTIESGSATVISRQDTNHIFDQIDLARYREQIKQMGAESRGKLPYDIRLKSINDFVQSIITSAIGDSPYNWLICEGSSEKIYFSKYYEDLLESKKLRIVPVGGAKEIKRLYKHLSTSYEDFKDEINGKIILISDTDSELVRYEVNNYDNLICKRIVNCSNKATTTLVNIQSNPVSPATEIEHSLNGRLFLTTLRTFQENYPELLSFLDEITEEVTENSTHFSLDLKTSQWTQIEQFFDTDNNKFLFAKKYVENMDDSYAIPAWIQEIRIWIE; encoded by the coding sequence ATGATTATAGGGACATTCATAAGATTCTTTAAAACTTATCAAGGAATCAATTTTATACCAATTACAGATAATGATCAATTTTGTGGTTTGGTCGGTGAAAATGGAATAGGTAAAAGTTCAGTCTTAGAAGCTTTGGATACCTTTTTTAATAGTAAAAGTTGGAATTTCAATATTGCCGCTAAGAGAAGTGGGCTTACATCTTCAAACCCATATATTGTTCCTATTTTTTTGATAAAAAGAAGTGAATTTACAGGGGATCTTTTTGACAAGGCTAGTATGCTTAACGATGTGGCATTGAGCCTGCAAGAATCAGAAGTAAATTTATCTCATAGACCTCATTTAAAATCCTTCAATTCTTTAGCATCAAGAGTAAAAGAAAATATAGATCTTGAAAATTATTTTGTGTTACCAATAGGCAATAATTACAATATGGAAATAAATATTTCAATATTTAACTGTGAGAAACTTGTCAGAAAAGTCCTATCACAGGGAACAGGAGAAGTTGCATCATCCCTGACACAAGAAGAACTAGAACAGTTTGTTCCTTTGTTAAACCACATAAAGAAAATAATAGACTATATATATATTCCCAGGGAAATTGATCCGGAGCAGTTTACAAATTTAGAGACGAAAGAAATTCAAATATTAATGGGGGAAACACTAACTCAAATTTTGAGCCAACGAGTTCCGCAAAGTCAAATTTCAGAAATAAATACTAGTCTTAATGCATTTATAGATACTTTGGCAGAAGAACTAGATATATACTCTTACCGAACACCTACTGACAGACAACAAAACCTAAAAAAAGCGGATGTTTACAATCTTATCATTCAAGCTTTCTTCAATATTCGTAAATTGCACAAAAAACAAGGGGATAGCTGGCTCGAAATAAACGCACTAAGTTCTGGAGAAAAGCAAAAAGCCATTATTGATGTTGCACATAGTTTACTAAGTCAACATAGAGAAAGTGGATCAAATCTAATTATTGCTGTTGACGAACCAGAGTCTTCACTGCATATGTCAGCATGTTTTGATCAGTTTGACGCACTATATGATATTAGTCGAGATTGTATGCAAATTATTTTTTCATCACATTGGTATGGTTTTTTGCCGACAATTGAATCTGGAAGTGCCACTGTAATATCCCGACAGGATACGAATCATATATTTGATCAGATTGACTTAGCTAGATATCGAGAACAAATTAAACAGATGGGTGCTGAATCACGGGGGAAATTGCCTTACGATATTAGGCTAAAGAGCATCAATGATTTTGTGCAATCAATTATAACGAGTGCAATAGGAGATAGCCCATACAACTGGCTCATTTGTGAAGGGTCTTCTGAAAAAATTTATTTTAGTAAGTATTACGAAGATCTTCTAGAAAGCAAAAAGCTTAGAATTGTACCAGTTGGTGGGGCAAAAGAAATAAAAAGACTATACAAGCATCTATCTACATCATATGAAGATTTTAAAGATGAGATTAACGGAAAAATTATTTTAATTTCAGACACGGATTCAGAACTTGTAAGATATGAAGTAAACAATTATGATAATTTAATCTGTAAACGAATTGTAAATTGCAGTAATAAAGCCACAACTACACTAGTAAATATTCAGTCGAATCCAGTCTCTCCTGCTACTGAAATAGAGCATTCCCTAAATGGACGTCTATTTTTGACAACGTTAAGGACTTTTCAGGAAAATTATCCAGAGTTACTTTCTTTTTTAGATGAAATCACTGAAGAAGTCACAGAGAACAGTACTCATTTTTCTCTCGATCTAAAAACGAGTCAATGGACACAAATAGAACAGTTTTTCGATACAGACAATAATAAATTTCTTTTTGCAAAAAAATATGTTGAAAATATGGATGACTCTTATGCAATCCCAGCATGGATACAAGAAATTCGGATATGGATAGAATAG
- the acnB gene encoding bifunctional aconitate hydratase 2/2-methylisocitrate dehydratase: protein MSFMEEYKAHIAERESLGVPPLPLSAEQTAALIEMIKAGEGNMDENIDLLTNRVSPGVDDAAYVKAAFLNDVAAENVKVDAIAPEKAVEIMGMMLGGYNVKPMVDALSSGNTAVVEAAKEALKHTLLVYDAFNDVEELHKAGNAAATEVMTSWANAEWFTSKPALAEEITITVYKVPGETNTDDLSPASEAFTRSDIPLHANSMLGAKMDDPINTIKALKEKGHPIAYVGDVVGTGSSRKSGVNSVQWHMGEDIPGVPNKRTGGVVIGGIIAPIFFATAEDSGALPLEMDVTAMETGDVVTIYPYKGEAHKDGQCIATFNLRPNTITDEVRAGGRIPLIIGRGLTTKARAVLGMGATDTFLTPEQPADTGKGYTLAQKMVGKACGMEGVRPGMYVEPVTSTVGSQDTTGPMTRDEIKELAALGFSADLVMQSFCHTAAYPKPSDVTMHHTLPDFISNRSGVALRPGDGVIHSWLNRMVLPDTVGTGADSHTRFPIGISFPGGSGIVAFAAVTGSMPLTMPESVLVRFSGELQPGITLRDLVNAIPYQAIQDGLLTVEKKGKKNIFAGRVLEIEGLPDLKAEQAFELSDASAERSAAACTVLLNEAPVVEYLKSNVVLLEAMIEDGYEDKRTLQRRVDKMNEWLAKPSLMKPDADAEYAAVINIDLNAITEPILACPNDPDDVKKLSEVAGTKIDEVFLGSCMTNIGHYRAAGEVMRGESDINVEKFWIVPPTRMDERQLMNEGYYDVYKGIHAQTEVPGCSLCMGNQASARENATVFSTSTRNFDNRLGKGTQVYLGSAELAAVCAKLGRIPTVEEYMSIVPEKLAGKTDDVYKYLNFNEIANYHLEARDEAEDKYGVTIKPV, encoded by the coding sequence ATGTCTTTTATGGAAGAGTATAAAGCACACATCGCTGAGCGTGAATCACTTGGCGTTCCACCACTACCACTATCGGCTGAGCAGACAGCAGCTTTGATCGAGATGATCAAAGCTGGTGAAGGTAACATGGATGAAAATATTGATCTTTTAACAAACCGTGTTTCCCCGGGTGTTGATGATGCAGCGTATGTCAAAGCGGCATTTTTAAATGATGTAGCAGCTGAAAATGTAAAAGTTGACGCTATCGCTCCGGAAAAAGCGGTTGAGATCATGGGGATGATGCTTGGCGGCTACAACGTCAAGCCAATGGTCGACGCACTAAGTTCTGGCAATACAGCTGTTGTCGAAGCGGCCAAAGAAGCGCTTAAACACACATTGCTTGTTTACGATGCGTTCAATGACGTAGAAGAACTTCACAAAGCTGGCAACGCGGCAGCGACTGAAGTGATGACTTCTTGGGCAAATGCAGAGTGGTTCACTTCCAAGCCGGCGCTTGCTGAAGAGATCACGATCACTGTCTATAAAGTTCCGGGTGAGACAAACACGGATGACCTTTCACCGGCTTCTGAAGCATTTACACGTTCTGATATCCCGCTTCACGCAAACTCTATGCTGGGCGCGAAGATGGACGATCCTATCAACACGATTAAAGCCCTGAAAGAGAAAGGTCACCCGATCGCATACGTCGGTGACGTTGTCGGTACCGGTTCATCTCGTAAGTCCGGTGTGAACTCTGTGCAGTGGCACATGGGTGAAGATATCCCGGGTGTTCCTAACAAGCGTACGGGCGGTGTTGTCATCGGCGGTATCATCGCGCCGATCTTCTTCGCAACTGCTGAAGACTCAGGAGCACTTCCACTTGAGATGGACGTAACGGCTATGGAGACAGGTGACGTTGTCACTATCTATCCTTACAAAGGTGAAGCGCACAAAGACGGTCAGTGTATCGCGACTTTCAACCTTCGCCCGAACACGATCACTGACGAAGTGCGTGCCGGCGGCCGTATTCCGTTGATCATCGGTCGCGGTCTGACGACAAAAGCACGTGCCGTTCTTGGCATGGGTGCTACCGATACTTTCCTGACACCAGAGCAACCTGCCGATACAGGCAAAGGTTACACGCTTGCTCAGAAAATGGTCGGTAAAGCATGTGGTATGGAGGGTGTACGTCCGGGCATGTACGTTGAGCCGGTTACATCGACTGTCGGTTCTCAGGATACAACGGGTCCAATGACGCGTGACGAGATCAAAGAACTTGCGGCACTCGGTTTCTCTGCAGACCTTGTTATGCAGTCTTTCTGTCACACAGCGGCGTATCCGAAACCTTCTGACGTTACAATGCACCACACACTGCCGGACTTCATCTCTAACCGTTCGGGTGTTGCACTCCGTCCTGGTGACGGGGTTATCCACTCATGGTTGAACCGTATGGTCCTTCCGGACACTGTCGGTACGGGTGCGGACAGCCATACACGTTTCCCTATCGGTATCTCTTTCCCTGGCGGTTCGGGTATCGTTGCGTTCGCAGCAGTTACAGGTTCTATGCCGTTAACAATGCCAGAGTCTGTTCTTGTCCGTTTCTCGGGTGAGTTGCAGCCGGGTATCACACTGCGTGACCTTGTCAATGCGATCCCTTACCAGGCGATCCAGGACGGTCTTCTTACGGTTGAGAAAAAAGGTAAGAAAAACATCTTCGCCGGCCGTGTTCTTGAGATCGAAGGTCTACCGGATCTTAAAGCAGAGCAGGCATTCGAGCTTTCTGATGCCTCTGCCGAGCGTTCTGCAGCAGCTTGTACTGTTCTTCTTAACGAAGCGCCGGTTGTTGAGTACCTGAAATCAAACGTCGTTCTTCTTGAAGCGATGATCGAAGACGGTTACGAGGACAAGCGTACACTACAGCGCCGTGTTGACAAGATGAACGAGTGGTTGGCGAAGCCGTCACTTATGAAACCGGATGCAGACGCTGAGTATGCAGCGGTCATCAACATCGATCTTAACGCGATCACAGAGCCGATCCTTGCATGTCCGAATGATCCGGATGATGTCAAGAAACTGAGCGAAGTTGCCGGTACGAAGATCGACGAGGTCTTCCTTGGTTCTTGTATGACAAACATCGGTCACTACCGTGCGGCGGGTGAAGTTATGCGCGGCGAGTCTGACATCAACGTCGAGAAGTTCTGGATCGTTCCGCCGACCCGTATGGACGAGCGCCAGCTGATGAACGAAGGGTACTACGATGTCTACAAAGGTATCCACGCGCAGACTGAGGTCCCGGGATGTTCACTCTGTATGGGTAACCAGGCAAGTGCACGTGAGAACGCAACAGTCTTCTCAACATCGACACGTAACTTCGACAACCGTCTAGGTAAGGGAACTCAGGTCTACCTTGGTTCTGCAGAGCTTGCAGCCGTATGTGCCAAACTTGGCCGCATCCCGACGGTAGAAGAGTACATGAGCATCGTTCCTGAGAAACTTGCAGGTAAGACAGACGATGTTTACAAATACCTGAACTTCAACGAGATCGCGAACTACCACCTTGAAGCTCGTGACGAAGCGGAAGACAAATACGGCGTAACAATCAAGCCGGTATAA
- a CDS encoding DNA translocase FtsK, which produces MATILGDSGIIGRFGADFASLNQDLFGYLSYVYLFVAGIGLYFLYRRPGFDVRRAEITVAYILLFFSLQIFQAMVSFGELRGILGASFVDFTVEYIGFFGVWVFFLMSFILSLVMIFDKSVGEMAQPLTSVRFRIPVPSLPAPSHKEKEEEEAIDVKPVRKKRTKAVKATEEAIEVEAFEDDLDMPAYLRNRSEEENAVEPVIRRIKRDEANDVQTEETEPETDAAVDDGHPHTIVEAAKKVKEQKQAVVVSELEENKKLLEQIETGKTEKPKNFKLPSLNFLQKAPKQGNKVDEAELDAKISDLIDKLQHFKIEGDVTRTYAGPVVSTFEFKPAANIKVSKILNLQDDLAMALRAETIRIQAPIPGKDVVGIEIPNRTVETIYLRDLLESKIFQEASSPLTIVLGKDIVGKPFVTDLKKLPHLLIAGTTGSGKSVGINAMILSLLYRNSPDQLRLMMIDPKMLEFSIYNDIPHLLTPVITKAKQAIAALNNMVAEMERRYRMMSETRTKNIENYNEKAKREGFESFPYIVVIIDELADLMMTSGKEVEFSIGRLAQMARASGIHLIVATQRPSVDVVTGLIKANLPSRISYRVGQRIDSKIILDQQGAESLLGRGDMLFTPPGATGLVRLHAPWSTEEEIEKIVDFLKMQREPQYDNRFLAEEGASGAKGDISAESDEKDELFEEAKQIVLTDRKTSISYLQRKLQIGYNRSARLIEQLESRGILSEPNAKGNREIVGG; this is translated from the coding sequence ATGGCAACCATTCTTGGCGATTCCGGCATAATCGGCCGTTTTGGCGCTGATTTTGCCAGTTTAAATCAGGATCTTTTCGGCTACCTCTCTTATGTCTATCTGTTTGTTGCCGGTATCGGACTCTACTTCCTCTATCGTCGTCCAGGATTTGACGTAAGACGCGCGGAGATCACGGTTGCTTACATCCTTCTTTTTTTCTCTCTGCAGATCTTTCAGGCGATGGTCAGTTTCGGCGAACTCCGTGGCATTCTTGGCGCCAGCTTTGTTGATTTTACGGTTGAGTACATCGGTTTTTTCGGGGTATGGGTCTTCTTTTTGATGTCGTTTATCCTTTCGCTTGTCATGATCTTTGATAAAAGTGTCGGTGAAATGGCGCAGCCGTTGACGAGTGTACGTTTTCGCATTCCTGTACCGAGCCTTCCTGCACCGTCACATAAAGAGAAGGAAGAGGAAGAGGCGATCGATGTCAAACCTGTGCGCAAAAAAAGGACAAAGGCCGTAAAAGCAACCGAAGAGGCTATTGAAGTAGAGGCGTTTGAAGATGACCTTGATATGCCTGCTTATCTGCGAAACAGAAGCGAAGAGGAGAATGCGGTCGAACCGGTTATCCGCCGGATCAAACGTGATGAGGCCAATGACGTTCAAACGGAAGAAACAGAGCCGGAAACAGATGCGGCAGTTGACGACGGGCACCCCCACACGATAGTCGAAGCAGCGAAAAAAGTAAAAGAGCAGAAACAGGCGGTCGTTGTCAGTGAGCTTGAAGAGAACAAAAAACTGCTTGAGCAGATCGAGACAGGCAAGACGGAAAAACCGAAAAACTTCAAACTGCCGTCACTGAACTTTCTGCAAAAAGCGCCGAAGCAGGGCAATAAGGTCGATGAAGCCGAACTTGATGCCAAGATCAGCGATCTTATCGACAAGCTCCAGCACTTCAAGATCGAAGGGGATGTGACCCGCACCTATGCGGGACCGGTCGTCTCGACATTTGAGTTCAAACCGGCCGCCAATATCAAAGTCTCAAAGATCCTGAATCTCCAGGATGACCTTGCCATGGCCCTGCGGGCCGAGACGATCCGTATCCAGGCACCGATCCCGGGCAAAGATGTCGTGGGTATAGAGATTCCCAACCGTACGGTGGAGACGATCTACCTGCGGGACCTTCTTGAGAGCAAGATCTTTCAGGAAGCCTCGTCACCGCTGACGATCGTACTGGGCAAGGATATCGTCGGCAAGCCGTTTGTCACCGATCTCAAAAAGCTGCCGCACCTGCTGATCGCCGGGACAACGGGTTCGGGCAAGTCGGTTGGTATCAATGCGATGATCCTCAGCCTGCTCTATCGCAATTCGCCCGATCAGCTGCGTCTGATGATGATAGACCCCAAGATGCTCGAGTTCTCTATCTATAATGATATTCCGCATCTCCTGACACCGGTCATCACCAAAGCCAAACAGGCGATCGCTGCATTGAACAATATGGTCGCGGAGATGGAACGCCGTTACCGCATGATGAGCGAAACACGTACCAAAAATATCGAAAACTATAATGAAAAGGCGAAGAGAGAGGGGTTTGAAAGCTTCCCGTACATCGTCGTTATCATCGATGAGCTGGCTGACCTGATGATGACCAGCGGCAAGGAGGTCGAATTTTCCATCGGCCGTCTTGCACAGATGGCACGGGCTTCGGGTATCCACCTTATCGTTGCGACACAGCGCCCTTCAGTGGATGTCGTCACGGGTCTTATCAAGGCGAACCTGCCGTCGCGTATCTCCTACCGCGTGGGACAGCGCATCGACTCGAAGATCATCCTTGACCAGCAGGGCGCCGAATCGCTCCTTGGACGCGGCGATATGCTCTTTACCCCTCCGGGTGCGACCGGTCTTGTACGGCTGCATGCCCCGTGGAGTACGGAAGAGGAGATCGAGAAGATCGTCGACTTTCTGAAGATGCAGCGTGAACCGCAGTACGATAACCGCTTCCTGGCCGAAGAGGGCGCCTCCGGTGCCAAAGGCGACATCAGTGCAGAAAGTGACGAGAAGGATGAGCTTTTCGAAGAGGCCAAACAGATCGTTCTGACAGACCGCAAGACCTCGATCTCCTACCTTCAGCGCAAACTTCAGATCGGATACAACCGTTCTGCCCGTCTGATCGAACAGCTAGAGTCCCGCGGCATCCTCTCCGAACCCAACGCAAAAGGCAACCGCGAGATCGTCGGCGGCTGA
- a CDS encoding thermonuclease family protein: MNRTISQYVAILLLASMLHVTLHAESISNKVYGSAVVSEVTSIYDGDTFRANLKEYPEIIGYRIGVRINGIDTPEMRGQCQKEKDLARQAKELTVTQLRGAKKIELRNMKRGKYFRIVADVYVDGKSLGDMLIKRSLAVPYDGGHKGKDWCQ, encoded by the coding sequence ATGAATAGAACCATAAGTCAGTATGTGGCGATCCTGCTGCTTGCGTCTATGCTGCATGTCACGCTTCATGCGGAATCGATCAGCAACAAGGTGTACGGCTCGGCTGTTGTCTCGGAGGTGACCAGTATCTATGACGGTGACACTTTCCGGGCTAACCTGAAGGAGTACCCCGAAATTATCGGTTATCGAATCGGGGTGCGCATCAACGGCATAGATACCCCCGAGATGCGCGGTCAGTGTCAAAAAGAGAAAGATCTGGCCCGCCAGGCAAAAGAGCTGACCGTGACACAACTGCGCGGCGCCAAAAAGATCGAACTGCGCAATATGAAACGCGGCAAGTATTTTCGTATTGTGGCGGATGTCTATGTGGATGGGAAGAGTTTGGGTGATATGCTCATCAAGCGTTCCCTTGCTGTTCCGTATGACGGCGGTCATAAAGGTAAAGACTGGTGCCAATAG
- a CDS encoding UbiX family flavin prenyltransferase, whose translation MKVLIAISGASGASLGLKALRALPADVEKHLIVSDHAQIVLEKEERVIRHHDEAIWASVASGSFGIDAMLIIPCSMNTLAKISVGIADNLTTRAASVMIKEQKKLLLAPREMPFSPIALENMLKLSKLGIIIAPPVLAYYSEQDSLDQMEDFMIGKWFDLIGIENNLYKRWSDHDES comes from the coding sequence ATGAAAGTTCTTATAGCTATCAGCGGTGCGAGCGGTGCGAGTCTTGGACTAAAAGCGCTTCGTGCTCTCCCGGCAGATGTTGAAAAACATCTTATTGTTTCAGATCATGCCCAGATCGTGTTGGAAAAAGAAGAACGAGTTATACGCCACCATGACGAAGCCATTTGGGCTTCTGTAGCCTCGGGATCTTTCGGCATTGATGCGATGCTGATCATACCTTGCAGCATGAACACCCTGGCGAAGATCAGCGTCGGTATTGCAGACAACCTCACAACACGGGCGGCAAGCGTCATGATCAAAGAGCAGAAAAAACTGCTTTTAGCCCCAAGGGAGATGCCGTTTTCGCCTATCGCTTTAGAGAACATGCTTAAGCTTTCAAAACTTGGCATCATTATCGCACCGCCTGTACTGGCCTACTACTCCGAACAGGACAGCCTGGATCAGATGGAGGATTTCATGATCGGGAAGTGGTTTGACCTGATCGGGATTGAAAATAATTTATATAAACGTTGGAGTGATCATGACGAATCCTAA
- the coaD gene encoding pantetheine-phosphate adenylyltransferase, translating to MTNPKIALYPGTFDPITNGHLDIIKRACDLFDEVIVAVADSRDKKPMFTLNERVRMVKASVEELANVRVVGFDNLTVDLAASLEAKIIIRGLRAVSDFEYELQLGYLNNSLDKSLETVYLMPNLKHAFVSSSIVRNLLKFNGRTDHLLPEAVQAIIGEMRSCTLQ from the coding sequence ATGACGAATCCTAAAATTGCCCTCTACCCCGGTACATTCGATCCCATTACCAACGGACATCTCGATATCATCAAACGTGCATGCGACCTCTTTGACGAAGTGATCGTCGCGGTAGCCGACTCACGCGATAAAAAGCCGATGTTCACGCTGAACGAGCGCGTCAGGATGGTCAAAGCGTCCGTAGAGGAGCTGGCTAATGTCCGGGTGGTCGGTTTCGATAACCTTACCGTCGATCTTGCGGCATCCCTTGAGGCAAAGATCATTATCCGAGGGCTGCGCGCCGTCAGTGATTTTGAGTATGAACTTCAGCTCGGATACCTGAACAACTCGCTCGACAAAAGCCTTGAAACGGTCTATCTTATGCCGAATCTCAAGCACGCTTTTGTCAGCTCATCTATCGTACGGAACCTGCTGAAGTTCAACGGAAGGACAGACCATCTTCTGCCTGAAGCGGTCCAGGCCATCATCGGAGAGATGCGATCATGTACGTTGCAATAG
- the tmk gene encoding dTMP kinase produces MYVAIEGIDTAGKSTQIARLKEACRDAVITKEPGATRIGERIRDIVLNGGVQSAKAEFLLFLADRAEHMQEVIKPNLDKLIISDRSVVSGVAYALVQKSISKEEILALNAFATDGIYPQKLFLLQLSEEALAFRLSQKELDGIEARGTAYLLGIQEALIEAARLLEIELIIINASKPIEAITQEIINTIKETK; encoded by the coding sequence ATGTACGTTGCAATAGAGGGGATCGACACCGCCGGCAAAAGTACGCAGATAGCGCGTCTCAAAGAGGCCTGCCGGGATGCCGTCATCACCAAAGAGCCCGGTGCGACCAGGATCGGCGAGCGCATTCGTGATATCGTTTTAAACGGCGGCGTTCAAAGCGCCAAGGCGGAGTTTCTGCTCTTTTTGGCGGACCGCGCCGAACATATGCAAGAGGTCATCAAACCCAATCTCGACAAGCTGATCATCTCCGATCGCAGCGTCGTCTCGGGCGTCGCCTACGCTCTTGTCCAAAAGAGTATCTCAAAAGAAGAGATTCTTGCTCTGAACGCCTTTGCCACGGACGGTATCTACCCGCAAAAACTGTTTTTGCTGCAGTTATCGGAAGAAGCGCTCGCTTTCAGACTCTCCCAAAAAGAGCTTGACGGCATTGAAGCTCGCGGTACAGCCTACCTGCTGGGTATTCAGGAGGCTTTGATCGAGGCGGCAAGACTACTTGAGATAGAACTGATCATTATCAATGCTTCCAAGCCGATAGAAGCCATCACGCAAGAAATTATTAACACTATTAAGGAGACCAAATGA
- the hisS gene encoding histidine--tRNA ligase has protein sequence MIQSLRGMNDIFAPDSERFEYFIETATTIAKRYGFSYFESPLLEETALFKRSVGESSDIVGKEMYQFLDKGDNDICLRPEGTAGVVRAFIQKKLDKQGGIHRFFYHGPMFRYERPQKGRLREFHQFGIESFGVASVVEDATLIMMLADILDTLGISYKLKLNSLGCQECMPPYRSKLVSFLEAVEEEICEDCVRRKGTNPIRVLDCKNGSCQERYIEAPKLIDNLCSCCDVDFSVLQKMLSENGIDFEIDTHLVRGLDYYSKTAFEFVSDEIGAQSAIAGGGRYDRLVEFLDGKETPAVGFAIGIERLLELIKMPEVERSGYYMGTMDDEGLPIIMKAAQAKRKSDKVIVEYKSKNLKNHLKGADKVNARYCAVIGENERNEGTIWIKDLVSKTEETLPLDAI, from the coding sequence ATGATTCAATCCCTTCGCGGTATGAATGATATTTTCGCCCCGGATTCCGAACGATTCGAATATTTTATTGAGACAGCGACGACCATCGCAAAGCGTTACGGTTTCAGCTACTTCGAGTCGCCGCTTCTGGAAGAGACCGCCCTTTTCAAACGCTCGGTCGGCGAATCAAGTGACATTGTCGGCAAAGAGATGTACCAGTTTTTGGATAAAGGCGACAACGATATCTGCCTCCGTCCGGAAGGTACTGCCGGCGTCGTACGCGCTTTTATCCAGAAAAAACTGGACAAACAGGGCGGCATTCACCGTTTCTTTTATCACGGGCCGATGTTCCGTTATGAACGGCCGCAGAAAGGACGTTTGAGAGAGTTTCACCAGTTCGGTATCGAGAGTTTCGGTGTTGCATCGGTTGTTGAGGATGCTACGCTGATCATGATGCTTGCCGATATCCTCGACACCCTGGGGATCAGCTACAAACTAAAACTCAACTCACTCGGGTGCCAGGAGTGCATGCCGCCCTACCGTAGCAAACTCGTCAGCTTCCTCGAAGCAGTAGAAGAGGAGATCTGCGAAGACTGTGTCCGCCGCAAGGGCACAAACCCGATCCGTGTCCTCGACTGCAAGAACGGCAGCTGCCAGGAGCGCTATATCGAAGCACCGAAACTGATAGACAACCTCTGTTCATGCTGTGATGTCGATTTCAGCGTGCTGCAAAAGATGCTAAGCGAAAACGGTATCGACTTCGAGATCGACACCCACCTTGTACGCGGCCTGGACTACTACTCCAAGACCGCTTTCGAGTTTGTCAGTGACGAGATCGGCGCCCAGTCTGCAATCGCAGGCGGCGGCCGCTACGACAGACTGGTCGAGTTCCTGGACGGCAAAGAGACGCCGGCTGTCGGTTTTGCGATCGGCATCGAGCGTCTGCTGGAGTTGATCAAGATGCCGGAAGTAGAGCGCAGCGGCTACTATATGGGGACCATGGATGACGAGGGGCTGCCGATCATTATGAAGGCGGCACAGGCCAAGCGAAAAAGCGACAAGGTCATTGTCGAATACAAGTCCAAAAACCTAAAAAACCACCTCAAGGGTGCGGACAAAGTGAATGCACGCTACTGCGCTGTCATCGGTGAAAACGAACGCAATGAAGGGACCATCTGGATCAAGGATCTCGTTTCAAAAACGGAAGAGACCCTGCCGCTTGATGCCATCTGA